In Scophthalmus maximus strain ysfricsl-2021 chromosome 21, ASM2237912v1, whole genome shotgun sequence, one genomic interval encodes:
- the zdhhc23b gene encoding palmitoyltransferase ZDHHC23-B isoform X1 produces the protein MKTRANKVHEEEGTLCCCEYVNRHGERSHIAACCCECEDLDDACDRFLKKEPQKPESLSQVAAVVTDRIRVPWLWGGARKVDLSVIPPLILLPVLLHLAALHFLLGIVALIALPGLVLWYYYFTHRKKGKTLFFLSMALFSLAYMYFLFITEVLPRRDVGLAQLSVLTVGLFLTLAALFHAKRAPGVLLPNQEEVHSTVTYYSPLAERDHAINGGRQDMTMTAPNRGAGSWEESGEEPKESSQRNWCPACRAARPPRAGHCRICGICVLRLDHHCVWINNCVGQANHCSFLLTLVLFLLTSLYGISLVLQSVCPTQPLLTSLLYCPGVYSQHSTALCFTCAWYCSVVTAGLLHLLAAQVINVSHNVTEREARQALRDKTARRAYWGLVVDTGAYSLGFLGNWAEFMTMGDKLSPDSPARKDLVDDLSQRLLQWM, from the exons ATGAAGACACGAGCCAACAAGGTGCACGAGGAAGAGGGGACCTTGTGCTGCTGCGAGTATGTAAACAGACACGGAGAGCGCAGCCACATAgcagcctgctgctgtgaatGCGAGGACCTTGACGACGCCTGCGATCG GTTTCTGAAGAAGGAGCCTCAGAAGCCAGAATCCCTGTCGCAGGTGGCAGCAGTCGTCACAGACCGGATCCGTGTGCCATGGCTGTGGGGTGGAGCCCGCAAGGTCGACCTGTCCGTCATCCCTCCTCTGATTCTCCTTCCCGTCCTGCTGCACCTCGCCGcgctccacttcctgctcgGCATCGTGGCTCTGATCGCTCTGCCCGGCCTGGTGTTGTGGTACTACTACTTCACCCACCGCAAGAAGGGGAAgaccctcttcttcctcagtaTGGCTCTCTTCTCCCTGGCGTACATGTACTTCTTGTTCATCACGGAGGTGCTTCCCCGCAGGGACGTTGGCCTGGCCCAGCTTTCGGTGCTGACTGTAGGGCTCTTCCTCACCCTCGCAGCTCTTTTCCATGCCAAGAGAGCGCCCGGTGTCTTGCTGCCGAACCAAGAGGAAGTCCACAGCACGGTGACCTATTACAGCCCCCTGGCAGAGAGAGACCACGCCATCAACGGCGGGCGGCAGGATATGACGATGACGGCACCCAACCGGGGGGCGGGGTCGTGGGAAGAATCGGGGGAGGAGCCGAAAGAAAGTAGCCAAAGGAACTGGTGTCCGGCGTGTAGGGCGGCGCGGCCGCCGAGGGCGGGGCACTGTCGGATCTGTGGCATCTGCGTTTTGCGTCTCGACCACCACTGTGTCTG GATAAATAACTGTGTGGGGCAGGCCAATCACTGCAGCTTCCTACTCACACTCGTCCTCTTCCTGTTGACATCTCTGTACGGGATCAGTCTGgtgctgcagagtgtgtgtccGACACaacccctcctcacctccctgctGTATTGCCCCGGGGTCTACAGCCAGCACAG CACTGCACTCTGCTTCACCTGTGCCTGGTACTGCAGTGTCGTGACCGCCGGGCTGCTCCACCTGCTGGCGGCGCAGGTCATCAACGTCAGCCACAATGTGACCGAGCGCGAGGCGCGCCAGGCTCTGCGGGACAAGACCGCCCGCCGCGCATACTGGGGGCTCGTCGTGGACACGGGTGCCTACTCTCTGGGTTTCCTGGGCAACTGGGCCGAGTTCATGACCATGGGAGACAAACTGAGTCCTGACTCTCCCGCCCGAAAAGACCTGGT CGACGACCTCTCCCAGAGGCTTTTACAGTGGATGTGA
- the zdhhc23b gene encoding palmitoyltransferase ZDHHC23-B isoform X3, producing MKTRANKVHEEEGTLCCCEYVNRHGERSHIAACCCECEDLDDACDRFLKKEPQKPESLSQVAAVVTDRIRVPWLWGGARKVDLSVIPPLILLPVLLHLAALHFLLGIVALIALPGLVLWYYYFTHRKKGKTLFFLSMALFSLAYMYFLFITEVLPRRDVGLAQLSVLTVGLFLTLAALFHAKRAPGVLLPNQEEVHSTVTYYSPLAERDHAINGGRQDMTMTAPNRGAGSWEESGEEPKESSQRNWCPACRAARPPRAGHCRICGICVLRLDHHCVCLVLQSVCPTQPLLTSLLYCPGVYSQHSTALCFTCAWYCSVVTAGLLHLLAAQVINVSHNVTEREARQALRDKTARRAYWGLVVDTGAYSLGFLGNWAEFMTMGDKLSPDSPARKDLVDDLSQRLLQWM from the exons ATGAAGACACGAGCCAACAAGGTGCACGAGGAAGAGGGGACCTTGTGCTGCTGCGAGTATGTAAACAGACACGGAGAGCGCAGCCACATAgcagcctgctgctgtgaatGCGAGGACCTTGACGACGCCTGCGATCG GTTTCTGAAGAAGGAGCCTCAGAAGCCAGAATCCCTGTCGCAGGTGGCAGCAGTCGTCACAGACCGGATCCGTGTGCCATGGCTGTGGGGTGGAGCCCGCAAGGTCGACCTGTCCGTCATCCCTCCTCTGATTCTCCTTCCCGTCCTGCTGCACCTCGCCGcgctccacttcctgctcgGCATCGTGGCTCTGATCGCTCTGCCCGGCCTGGTGTTGTGGTACTACTACTTCACCCACCGCAAGAAGGGGAAgaccctcttcttcctcagtaTGGCTCTCTTCTCCCTGGCGTACATGTACTTCTTGTTCATCACGGAGGTGCTTCCCCGCAGGGACGTTGGCCTGGCCCAGCTTTCGGTGCTGACTGTAGGGCTCTTCCTCACCCTCGCAGCTCTTTTCCATGCCAAGAGAGCGCCCGGTGTCTTGCTGCCGAACCAAGAGGAAGTCCACAGCACGGTGACCTATTACAGCCCCCTGGCAGAGAGAGACCACGCCATCAACGGCGGGCGGCAGGATATGACGATGACGGCACCCAACCGGGGGGCGGGGTCGTGGGAAGAATCGGGGGAGGAGCCGAAAGAAAGTAGCCAAAGGAACTGGTGTCCGGCGTGTAGGGCGGCGCGGCCGCCGAGGGCGGGGCACTGTCGGATCTGTGGCATCTGCGTTTTGCGTCTCGACCACCACTGTGTCTG TCTGgtgctgcagagtgtgtgtccGACACaacccctcctcacctccctgctGTATTGCCCCGGGGTCTACAGCCAGCACAG CACTGCACTCTGCTTCACCTGTGCCTGGTACTGCAGTGTCGTGACCGCCGGGCTGCTCCACCTGCTGGCGGCGCAGGTCATCAACGTCAGCCACAATGTGACCGAGCGCGAGGCGCGCCAGGCTCTGCGGGACAAGACCGCCCGCCGCGCATACTGGGGGCTCGTCGTGGACACGGGTGCCTACTCTCTGGGTTTCCTGGGCAACTGGGCCGAGTTCATGACCATGGGAGACAAACTGAGTCCTGACTCTCCCGCCCGAAAAGACCTGGT CGACGACCTCTCCCAGAGGCTTTTACAGTGGATGTGA
- the zdhhc23b gene encoding palmitoyltransferase ZDHHC23-B isoform X2 encodes MKTRANKVHEEEGTLCCCEYVNRHGERSHIAACCCECEDLDDACDRFLKKEPQKPESLSQVAAVVTDRIRVPWLWGGARKVDLSVIPPLILLPVLLHLAALHFLLGIVALIALPGLVLWYYYFTHRKKGKTLFFLSMALFSLAYMYFLFITEVLPRRDVGLAQLSVLTVGLFLTLAALFHAKRAPGVLLPNQEEVHSTVTYYSPLAERDHAINGGRQDMTMTAPNRGAGSWEESGEEPKESSQRNWCPACRAARPPRAGHCRICGICVLRLDHHCVWINNCVGQANHCSFLLTLVLFLLTSLYGISLVLQSVCPTQPLLTSLLYCPGVYSQHSTALCFTCAWYCSVVTAGLLHLLAAQVINVSHNVTEREARQALRDKTARRAYWGLVVDTGAYSLGFLGNWAEFMTMGDKLSPDSPARKDLVHSSAAWSQS; translated from the exons ATGAAGACACGAGCCAACAAGGTGCACGAGGAAGAGGGGACCTTGTGCTGCTGCGAGTATGTAAACAGACACGGAGAGCGCAGCCACATAgcagcctgctgctgtgaatGCGAGGACCTTGACGACGCCTGCGATCG GTTTCTGAAGAAGGAGCCTCAGAAGCCAGAATCCCTGTCGCAGGTGGCAGCAGTCGTCACAGACCGGATCCGTGTGCCATGGCTGTGGGGTGGAGCCCGCAAGGTCGACCTGTCCGTCATCCCTCCTCTGATTCTCCTTCCCGTCCTGCTGCACCTCGCCGcgctccacttcctgctcgGCATCGTGGCTCTGATCGCTCTGCCCGGCCTGGTGTTGTGGTACTACTACTTCACCCACCGCAAGAAGGGGAAgaccctcttcttcctcagtaTGGCTCTCTTCTCCCTGGCGTACATGTACTTCTTGTTCATCACGGAGGTGCTTCCCCGCAGGGACGTTGGCCTGGCCCAGCTTTCGGTGCTGACTGTAGGGCTCTTCCTCACCCTCGCAGCTCTTTTCCATGCCAAGAGAGCGCCCGGTGTCTTGCTGCCGAACCAAGAGGAAGTCCACAGCACGGTGACCTATTACAGCCCCCTGGCAGAGAGAGACCACGCCATCAACGGCGGGCGGCAGGATATGACGATGACGGCACCCAACCGGGGGGCGGGGTCGTGGGAAGAATCGGGGGAGGAGCCGAAAGAAAGTAGCCAAAGGAACTGGTGTCCGGCGTGTAGGGCGGCGCGGCCGCCGAGGGCGGGGCACTGTCGGATCTGTGGCATCTGCGTTTTGCGTCTCGACCACCACTGTGTCTG GATAAATAACTGTGTGGGGCAGGCCAATCACTGCAGCTTCCTACTCACACTCGTCCTCTTCCTGTTGACATCTCTGTACGGGATCAGTCTGgtgctgcagagtgtgtgtccGACACaacccctcctcacctccctgctGTATTGCCCCGGGGTCTACAGCCAGCACAG CACTGCACTCTGCTTCACCTGTGCCTGGTACTGCAGTGTCGTGACCGCCGGGCTGCTCCACCTGCTGGCGGCGCAGGTCATCAACGTCAGCCACAATGTGACCGAGCGCGAGGCGCGCCAGGCTCTGCGGGACAAGACCGCCCGCCGCGCATACTGGGGGCTCGTCGTGGACACGGGTGCCTACTCTCTGGGTTTCCTGGGCAACTGGGCCGAGTTCATGACCATGGGAGACAAACTGAGTCCTGACTCTCCCGCCCGAAAAGACCTGGT ACATTCATCAGCCGCGTGGTCACAGAGTTGA
- the gramd1c gene encoding protein Aster-C produces MDQVSNRSGLGSVDITDESVSLADVRWSSDEDESSDPQGQCLAAPQTPLPTYKLRFDEFKKLFKELPESERLIVDYPCALQREILLQGRLYLSENWLCFYSNVFRGTKITLTLKDITTMSREKTARLIPNAIQVCVSSEKFFFTSFSGREKSYQTVFRMWQNTLLDKPLTNSEFWQMVKQHYGQDLGLSHEEMESLQISPDSSMQTSLTARPGGGDEGPGRLERPSSLRLPVVEQGPSETSTPQGEDVPSPLGSQNSANTDDSRNTPSQRRSPAPLLERGAPDRVSKRSTLALDLNANENGVSEQSGSESIEEVEEQVSRSQMQGRLYLNKVFHISAHKMFELLFTDSSFVRRFMNCRKMTNSSFSAWQKDASGNMKRSLNYTITISNPLIGKFSTATENQTLYKESRDGQYYLVDAEVYTHDVPYHDYFYTHNRYCIVSTSKRKCRLRVCTDVKYKKQPWGLVKSFITKNSWSGIEDYFRQLEAELLEEEAELNQGGADSGKMGGLRRRRRTYSRTLPEHMKPNKQYGPDPEQHRDGNMGPIEMKGAHRWNTTTIVAGMSLILFILTVLNLGLFFKLWAMEDVAHRMYLSTKHRLRERSEASLPPEHGSRPGHRTTEEMYLLKTVLQDSINLLEQLRSSLVALQQNFAMANQTAEPQ; encoded by the exons ATGGACCAGGTATCCAACCGGTCCGGACTGGGCAGTGTCGACATTACTGATGAGTCCGTGTCCCTGGCGGATGTAAGGTGGAGCTCCGATGAAGACGAG agCTCTGATCCTCAGGGACAGTGTCTGGCCGCACCTCAAACTCCCCTGCCCACCTACAAGCTGAGGTTTGATGAGTTTAAGAAGTTGTTCAAAGAGCTGCCAGAGTCAGAGAGGCTCATAGTGG ACTACCCATGCGCCCTCCAGCGGGAAATCCTCCTTCAGGGACGCCTCTACCTGTCGGAGAATTGGCTCTGTTTCTACAGCAACGTGTTCCGGGGTACGAAG ATTACACTGACTCTGAAAGACATCACGACTatgagcagagagaaaaccGCCCGGCTGATCCCCAATGCGATCCAGGTCTGCGTGAGCTCAGAGAAG TTCTTCTTCACATCCTTCTCCGGGAGGGAGAAAAGCTACCAGACTGTTTTCCGCATGTGGCAGAACACACTGTTGGACAAG CCTCTGACCAACTCTGAGTTTTGGCAGATGGTTAAACAGCACTACGGGCAGGATCTGGGCCTGAGCCATGAGGAGATGGAGAGCTTACAGATATCGCCAGATTCCAGCATGCAAACCAG CCTGACCGCGAGacctggtggtggtgatgagggtCCGGGGAGACTGGAGcggccctcctccctccgcctgcCCGTGGTGGAGCAAGGACCTTCGGAGACCTCCACACCTCAGGGGGAAGACGTGCCTTCCCCTCTTGGCTCACAAAACTCCGCCAACACg GATGACTCTCGCAACACCCCTTCTCAGCGCCGCAGTCCTGCCCCCTTGCTGGAGCGTGGGGCGCCAGATCGTGTTTCCAAGCGCTCCACGCTTGCGCTCGACCTCAATGCCAATGAGAATGGTGTTTCTGAGCAGAGCGGTTCAGAGAGCATCGAAGAAG TGGAGGAACAAGTGAGCCGGTCCCAGATGCAGGGTCGACTCTACTTAAACAAGGTCTTCCACATCAGCGCCCACAAGATGTTTGAGCTGCTCTTCACTGACTCCAGCTTCGTCCGCAGGTTTATGAACTGCAGGAAGATGACCA actccAGCTTCAGTGCTTGGCAAAAAGATGCCTCGGGAAACATGAAAAGGAGCCTGAACTACACAATTACCATCAGCAACCCTCTGATCGGCAAGTTCTCCACCGCTACAGAGAACCAG ACGCTGTACAAAGAATCCAGGGATGGTCAGTATTACCTTGTGGACGCCGAGGTGTACACTCATGACGTTCCCTATCACGATTACTTCTACACTCACAACCGATACTGCATCGTTAGTACCTCGAAGCGGAAGTGTCGGCTAAG GGTCTGCACCGATGTGAAGTACAAGAAGCAGCCCTGGGGCCTGGTCAAGTCCTTCATCACCAAAAACTCCTGGAGCGGCATAGAAGATTATTTCAGACAGCTCG AGGCGGaactgctggaggaggaagcagagttgAATCAAGGAGGCGCCGACTCTGGGAAGATGGGCGGTctccggaggaggaggcgaacCTACAGCAGGACCCTGCCAGAGCACATGAAGCCCAACAAGCAGTACGGGCCGGACCCGGAGCAGCACAGAGATGGCAACATGG GCCCCATAGAAATGAAAGGCGCTCACAGATGGAACACCACCACCATAGTAGCTGGGATGAGTCTGAT tttgtttattctGACCGTGCTGAATCTGGGCCTGTTTTTCAAGTTGTGGGCCATGGAGGACGTAGCCCACCGCATGTACCTGAGCACGAAGCACCGGCTGAGGGAGAGGAGCGAGGCCAG CTTGCCCCCTGAACATGGTTCCAGACCTGGGCACAGGACCACAGAGGAGATGTACCTACTAAAGACTGTACTGCAGGACTCCATCAACCTCTTAGAGCAG cTCCGCAGCTCTCTCGTGGCGCTGCAACAAAACTTTGCCATGGCCAATCAAACGGCAGAGCCGCAGTGA